The Hyphomicrobiales bacterium DNA segment TAGCCGTGGCTTTCCATCAAATCCGTGTACCATGGATGGTACGTTTTATGCACCTTATCGTAATGACTACCAGATCCAGCTTCTTCAAGAAGGTGTTTCTCACCCAAAGGATGTGGATTGTCTTCTATATAGCTTTTCTGCAAAAGCTCCTCAGGATTTCCACCTAAGACTGACCATACATTCCACGCTTCAGAAAATTCTTGCACTGCTTTTACTGTGAAGGGGCTAGTCGCCGTCAATGTAACATCAGTCTGAATGCCATGGAGGTAATGTCCAAGTTCATTTGACATCGCAGTTGCACTAGAAGCTAATCGCTCAGCGGTAAGCGCCTCGATAGTACTTTTTGCTGTAAAGAAACTAACAGTACCAATTCCGAGGCCAACAAACATTGCCGCACCAACGATCATCGCCGGCATTTTTGCAGATAGCTTAAATTTCATTTCAAAATTCCTAGACATTTCCACCAACACAGGGCTGAAATTCTAGCTAACAATAGTTACCAACGTTTGAACGGAAACAAAACAATCAAAAAAAATAGGAACAATAACCTGATAACTGAAAATCGAAATATAAAACCAGAATAAAAAAAATCGAGCGTCGATAACGAACACTCGATTTATAGCAATCGGTAAATATGAATTCTTGCGGTATTATACGAATACTACAAAAATAGGTATTTAGGATACAACTCGATCAGTCTTGATCGAGGTCAATACCCAAAATGGCGATGTTCATGTCATAAGAAAGATCGCCATCTTCCTCGTCAGCATAGATAACACCAACAAACTCGTCTGAAATGTAAACTTCGACAGAATCTTTCTTGGTCGGTCGCCCTCTTACTTCCAAGGCATCCGTATTGAAGAGACCACGTAGGTAATTTTGTAGTTTTTGAAGTTCGGTCTTGTCCAAAACAGGCTCCGTTTTTTGAAAGTTGGAAACGATAAATTGTAATGCCGTCTATGGCATGCAGTTTAAACAGATGGAACCCTTGCGAAAGACAAACTTTGAGGAATTAGATGTTTTCACCGAGATAAAGGTCATCTTTCTCAGCCAAAATTTGATCCATACTGCGTGATGGTTCGGAACATCCTGTTTGCGAAACGACTTTTGCAGGAACACCAGCAACGGTCATCTCTGGCGGCACATCTTTCAAAACAACAGACCCCGCCGCAACACGCGAACAATGGCCAACTGTGATGTTACCTAAAACCTTGGCGCCAGCACCGATCAATACACCATCAGCAATTTTCGGATGGCGGTCACCACCTGCTTTGCCAGTACCACCAAGGGTAACATTTTGCAGGATGGAGACATTATCACCAATTACCGCCGTCTCTCCAACAATCACGCCCGTTGCATGATCCATAAAGAAGCCGCGGCCTATTTTTACCGCTGGGTTGATGTCGACTTGAAAACGCTCAGACACCGCTGATTGAATAAGCAGGGCAAAATCTTTGCGCCCGCGTGCGAGCAACCAATGCGCAAGGCGGTGGGCTTGAATGGCTTGAAAGCCTTTGAAATATAACAACGGCTCAATAAACCGTTCACAAGCAGGATCACGCTCATAAACAGCGGTAAGGTCGGCGCGGACAATTTCTTTTAAATTCGGCTGATCTGCAAAAGCTTCACGAAACGCATCACGTAAATCAGATGAACGGACGTCGCTAATCTCCAAACGATCAGAAATTCGCGCAGCAACCGCATCTTCAAGCCGCTCATGGTTTAACACTGCAGAATGCATCAAACTTGAAACCGCAGGCTCTTGTGCCACAGCAGATTCTGCCTCGCGGCGAATTTCTTGCCACATAGGATCAATTGTCGAAAGCACGACGCCTGTTGATGTATTTGCCAATATCATATCCTCAAGTCAGCTGCGTTTTTCAGCTCTTAATGCTCTATATAATGGCATTGCGACGAAATTAAAACAAAATGACGCATCAAAAGGGATGACCTATTCTTAAGGTAAATTGAATCGGCGGAAAACTCAGCATTTTGTTTGGATTTTTACTGCCCTATTTCAATTTCACGCATAGCCGCCATTTGCTCTTAAATTTGCCGCGATAAGAATTCCAAGGCTGCTTGTTTATAAACCTTATCGCCAACGGCCAGCATATGATTTCGGTTGGGTATGTCGCAGGCTTCAGCATTTGGTAGCAGCGAAACGAATTCATCCATATCGCCCGCAACATCATCTGTTGTGCCAACAGCCACCAAAACGGGCTGGTTTATGTTGCCAATTTGCTCTGCGCTAATTTGTGAGCGTGATTCTCTAATACAGGCCGCCAACGCCAAACGATCAC contains these protein-coding regions:
- the cysE gene encoding serine O-acetyltransferase, with product MILANTSTGVVLSTIDPMWQEIRREAESAVAQEPAVSSLMHSAVLNHERLEDAVAARISDRLEISDVRSSDLRDAFREAFADQPNLKEIVRADLTAVYERDPACERFIEPLLYFKGFQAIQAHRLAHWLLARGRKDFALLIQSAVSERFQVDINPAVKIGRGFFMDHATGVIVGETAVIGDNVSILQNVTLGGTGKAGGDRHPKIADGVLIGAGAKVLGNITVGHCSRVAAGSVVLKDVPPEMTVAGVPAKVVSQTGCSEPSRSMDQILAEKDDLYLGENI
- a CDS encoding DUF3126 family protein, giving the protein MDKTELQKLQNYLRGLFNTDALEVRGRPTKKDSVEVYISDEFVGVIYADEEDGDLSYDMNIAILGIDLDQD